Proteins co-encoded in one uncultured Methanobacterium sp. genomic window:
- a CDS encoding class I SAM-dependent methyltransferase, translating into MSSDTGLFPSNGHRIQGRSTESFLDASDIISRLDLKGNEVFMDAGCGDGHVAMIAHDMMDNDATIYALDVYPPSIEDMEKDVEEQGISNIIAIQSDIAEKIALDDDTVDICLMVNVFHHFVAQETADSAISELKRIIKPGGKIAVMDYKKMDTGYGPPAKFKSSPEEMGEMFKKHDLEMFKLDTEAGEVLDNGTMSHYIITFQK; encoded by the coding sequence ATGTCAAGTGATACTGGATTATTCCCATCTAATGGTCATCGGATACAGGGAAGATCAACCGAATCATTCCTGGACGCTAGTGATATAATTTCACGACTTGATCTTAAAGGAAATGAGGTTTTTATGGATGCTGGTTGTGGTGATGGTCACGTTGCCATGATAGCTCATGATATGATGGATAATGATGCAACCATCTATGCCCTGGATGTTTACCCCCCATCAATTGAAGATATGGAAAAGGATGTGGAAGAACAGGGCATAAGCAATATAATAGCAATTCAGTCAGATATAGCTGAAAAAATCGCCCTTGATGATGATACAGTGGATATTTGTCTCATGGTTAATGTTTTCCACCACTTCGTAGCTCAGGAAACAGCAGATAGTGCCATTAGCGAGCTTAAAAGAATTATAAAGCCCGGTGGTAAAATTGCGGTCATGGACTACAAGAAAATGGACACAGGCTACGGTCCCCCAGCTAAGTTCAAAAGCAGTCCAGAAGAGATGGGGGAAATGTTCAAAAAACACGACCTTGAAATGTTTAAACTGGACACCGAAGCAGGGGAAGTCCTGGACAACGGAACCATGTCCCATTATATTATAACATTCCAAAAATAA
- a CDS encoding FmdE family protein, translating to MSDYMELLKKAGEFHGDICGGIVMGTKLAIHGMEQMGMTPGEKDKRLIVFTEIDRCICDAIQSVTKTSLGKKSLKPMGYGKFAATFVNIDTGEAVRVMDIDANNKDTDIDSEAEHEETIEELTERIAKTPGDELFMVQKVSVKIDPNDLPGKPLEIARCADCGEVVMDGKHHLKGGKAYCTSCFEKSYYQLL from the coding sequence ATGAGTGACTACATGGAATTATTAAAAAAAGCTGGTGAGTTCCACGGTGATATATGTGGTGGAATAGTAATGGGTACCAAATTAGCTATACACGGCATGGAACAAATGGGAATGACACCTGGTGAGAAGGATAAAAGGTTAATCGTATTCACAGAGATTGACCGGTGCATCTGTGATGCCATACAATCGGTTACCAAAACATCACTGGGTAAAAAATCCCTCAAACCCATGGGATACGGTAAATTCGCAGCCACCTTCGTGAACATTGACACTGGCGAAGCAGTACGTGTCATGGACATAGATGCTAATAACAAAGATACTGATATTGACTCTGAAGCAGAACATGAGGAAACCATAGAAGAATTAACCGAAAGAATAGCCAAAACTCCTGGAGATGAATTATTCATGGTTCAAAAGGTTTCAGTCAAAATAGACCCTAATGACCTCCCGGGCAAACCACTGGAAATAGCCCGGTGTGCTGACTGTGGGGAAGTGGTTATGGATGGTAAACACCACTTAAAAGGAGGAAAGGCATACTGTACTTCCTGCTTTGAAAAGTCATATTATCAGCTGTTATAA